Proteins encoded within one genomic window of Amycolatopsis sp. 2-15:
- a CDS encoding putative quinol monooxygenase, which translates to MTVAQIAYIRPKAGKEAEVEQLLRGLVDAARQEEGTLLYLLNKREDEFVFYEMFADLDALKVHSGNDALRGLVARADELLEGGITVDKVSYIDGAGRFN; encoded by the coding sequence ATGACAGTCGCGCAGATCGCCTACATCCGTCCCAAAGCGGGCAAAGAGGCGGAGGTGGAGCAGCTGCTGCGCGGGCTCGTCGACGCGGCTCGGCAGGAAGAGGGCACGCTGCTCTACCTGCTGAACAAGCGTGAGGACGAGTTCGTCTTCTACGAGATGTTCGCCGACCTCGACGCCCTGAAGGTCCACAGTGGCAACGACGCGCTACGCGGCCTGGTCGCGCGGGCCGACGAGCTGCTCGAGGGCGGGATCACCGTCGACAAGGTGTCCTACATCGACGGAGCCGGCCGCTTCAACTGA
- a CDS encoding hydantoinase B/oxoprolinase family protein, whose translation MAEIIETATGAITRSEVDPVTLDLIENGLRNARYEMDEVLFRTALSPGIGEQHDEFPLMGDPSGKMVVGQFGLSIPDFLEVFDDTIEEGDVLMTSDP comes from the coding sequence TTGGCTGAGATCATCGAGACCGCCACCGGCGCGATCACCAGGTCCGAAGTGGACCCGGTCACCCTCGACCTCATCGAGAACGGGCTGCGCAACGCCCGCTACGAGATGGACGAGGTGCTCTTCCGCACCGCGCTCTCGCCGGGCATCGGCGAGCAGCACGACGAGTTCCCGCTCATGGGCGACCCGAGCGGCAAGATGGTGGTCGGCCAGTTCGGACTGTCCATCCCGGACTTCCTCGAGGTCTTCGACGACACCATCGAAGAGGGCGACGTGCTCATGACGTCGGACCCGTAG
- a CDS encoding antitoxin has protein sequence MDGMFDKAKEKLQEFAGQHPDKVGQGVDKAADFADEKTGGKHGDQIHQGADKLKERFGGDDQQQQ, from the coding sequence ATGGACGGCATGTTCGACAAGGCCAAGGAGAAGCTGCAGGAGTTCGCGGGCCAGCACCCGGACAAGGTCGGCCAGGGCGTCGACAAGGCCGCCGACTTCGCCGACGAAAAGACCGGCGGCAAGCACGGCGACCAGATCCACCAGGGTGCCGACAAGCTGAAGGAACGCTTCGGCGGCGACGACCAGCAGCAGCAGTAG
- a CDS encoding hydantoinase B/oxoprolinase family protein: MRRGDSHANDWLIVMPIYHEGRLVGWASMFGHMSDVGGKTPSSMPTDARTIYEEGVVVPPFKLYREGKLNEDALRMILNQVRMPDWNRADLNGLVAACRTASRRVVEMCDRFGTATYMSALDALLQRNYDAMKILLQTVFEDGKTISFTDYICDDGVGFGPYELKLSLSRTGEKVHLDFTGSSPQAAGPINYYINENLTRMFFGIYMITVADPQILWNDGFYPLVDVTIPDGSYWKPKHPASLNGRNHGIGRVFDLFGGLLGQTNPALLNAAGFSSSPHFMYSGNYSTGERKGEWFQLYSIGFGGIPGRPLGDGPDGHSLWPSFVNIPCEYLESYYPLRIERWETVADTGGAGLHRGGNGVNVTYVFEEPGTIAIHDDRWLTYPWGVNGGAPGARGTKWIDRADGTREVLPSKCHDVPVHTGDVLHFVTWGGGGWGDPLERDPALVGLEVERGLVTPDGARAYGVVIGADATVDTEATKTLRDQLRAARPAEPPVFDMGPPIEELLANCEAETGLPAPQRPVWSAS; encoded by the coding sequence GTGCGGCGCGGCGATAGCCACGCCAACGACTGGCTGATCGTGATGCCGATCTACCACGAGGGCCGGCTCGTCGGCTGGGCCTCGATGTTCGGGCACATGTCCGACGTCGGCGGCAAGACCCCGTCGTCGATGCCCACGGACGCGCGCACGATCTACGAAGAGGGCGTGGTCGTGCCGCCGTTCAAGCTGTACCGCGAGGGAAAGCTGAACGAGGACGCCCTGCGGATGATCCTCAACCAGGTCCGCATGCCCGACTGGAACCGCGCCGACCTCAACGGGCTCGTCGCCGCCTGCCGCACGGCGTCGCGCCGCGTGGTGGAGATGTGCGACCGGTTCGGCACGGCGACCTACATGTCCGCTTTGGACGCTCTGCTGCAGCGCAACTACGACGCCATGAAGATCCTGCTGCAGACGGTGTTCGAGGACGGCAAGACGATCAGCTTCACCGACTACATCTGCGACGACGGCGTGGGATTCGGTCCGTACGAGCTGAAGCTCTCGCTGAGCCGAACCGGCGAGAAGGTCCACCTGGACTTCACGGGCAGCTCGCCGCAGGCCGCGGGGCCGATCAACTACTACATCAACGAGAACCTCACCCGGATGTTCTTCGGGATCTACATGATCACCGTGGCCGACCCGCAGATCCTGTGGAACGACGGGTTCTACCCGCTGGTCGACGTGACCATTCCGGACGGTTCCTACTGGAAGCCGAAGCACCCGGCTTCGCTCAACGGCCGCAACCACGGCATCGGCCGCGTGTTCGACCTGTTCGGCGGCCTGCTCGGCCAGACGAACCCGGCTCTGCTCAACGCGGCGGGCTTCTCGTCGAGCCCGCACTTCATGTACTCCGGCAACTACTCGACCGGCGAGCGCAAGGGCGAATGGTTCCAGCTGTACTCGATCGGCTTCGGCGGCATCCCGGGCAGGCCGCTGGGCGACGGGCCCGACGGGCACTCGCTGTGGCCGAGTTTCGTCAACATCCCGTGCGAGTACCTGGAGTCCTACTATCCGCTGCGCATCGAACGCTGGGAGACCGTCGCCGACACCGGCGGCGCGGGCCTGCACCGCGGCGGCAACGGCGTGAACGTGACCTACGTCTTCGAAGAACCAGGCACGATCGCCATCCACGACGACCGCTGGCTCACCTACCCGTGGGGCGTCAACGGCGGCGCGCCCGGCGCGCGCGGGACCAAGTGGATCGACCGCGCGGACGGCACCAGGGAAGTGCTGCCCAGCAAGTGCCACGACGTCCCGGTGCACACCGGCGACGTGCTCCACTTCGTCACCTGGGGTGGCGGCGGCTGGGGCGATCCGCTGGAGCGCGACCCCGCTCTGGTGGGGCTGGAGGTCGAACGCGGCCTCGTGACGCCCGACGGCGCCCGCGCCTACGGCGTGGTCATTGGCGCGGACGCCACTGTGGACACCGAAGCGACGAAGACGTTGCGCGATCAGCTGCGCGCGGCGCGGCCCGCGGAACCGCCCGTGTTCGACATGGGGCCGCCGATCGAGGAGCTGCTGGCCAACTGCGAGGCGGAGACCGGTCTGCCGGCCCCGCAGCGCCCGGTCTGGTCGGCGTCGTGA
- a CDS encoding non-oxidative hydroxyarylic acid decarboxylases subunit D has product MTCPRCDHPDIAKLADSPVAGVWTVHQCERCRYTWRSTEPARRTRRAHYPEAFRLTAHDIASATDVPTVPPLLIRPKAGRPPRGT; this is encoded by the coding sequence GTGACCTGCCCCCGTTGTGACCACCCCGACATCGCGAAGCTCGCCGACTCCCCCGTGGCCGGTGTCTGGACCGTCCACCAGTGCGAGCGCTGCCGCTACACCTGGCGCAGCACCGAACCGGCCCGCCGCACCCGGCGTGCTCACTACCCCGAAGCGTTCCGCCTGACCGCACACGACATCGCCTCGGCCACTGACGTGCCCACGGTGCCGCCGTTACTAATCCGGCCGAAGGCAGGCCGACCCCCACGCGGCACGTAA
- a CDS encoding isochorismatase family protein encodes MSGPHGSAFSGRLGWGARPALLVIDLVRAYTEAGGPFELPGPGPAIEATRALLEAARTAGHPVVWTSVAYTRGLADGGLFVRKVPELRAFEEGGEGGWGKIGPLKPEPGEAVVTKQYASAFFGTSLASTLHTSGVDTLVTTGVSTSGCVRVSAMDALNHGFRPQVVRQACADRTEAVHESNLVDLDAKHADVVDLDEALAHLAR; translated from the coding sequence GTGAGCGGGCCGCACGGGTCCGCGTTCTCCGGCCGGCTCGGCTGGGGAGCGCGGCCCGCGCTGCTCGTGATCGACCTCGTGCGCGCGTACACCGAAGCCGGCGGTCCCTTCGAGCTTCCCGGTCCGGGGCCGGCGATCGAGGCGACGCGGGCGTTGCTCGAAGCCGCGCGCACGGCCGGGCACCCGGTGGTGTGGACGTCGGTGGCCTACACCCGCGGCCTCGCCGACGGCGGCCTGTTCGTGCGGAAAGTCCCGGAGCTCAGGGCGTTCGAGGAAGGCGGCGAGGGTGGCTGGGGCAAGATCGGCCCGCTGAAGCCCGAACCGGGGGAAGCCGTGGTGACCAAACAATATGCGTCGGCGTTCTTCGGTACCTCGCTGGCGTCCACTTTGCACACGTCCGGTGTGGACACTCTTGTCACCACCGGGGTTTCGACGTCCGGCTGTGTGCGAGTGTCCGCGATGGACGCGCTGAACCACGGGTTCCGGCCCCAAGTGGTGCGCCAGGCGTGCGCGGACCGCACGGAAGCCGTGCACGAGAGCAACCTGGTGGACCTCGACGCGAAGCACGCCGACGTCGTGGACCTCGACGAGGCCCTGGCGCACCTGGCCCGATAA